In the genome of Bradyrhizobium arachidis, one region contains:
- a CDS encoding molybdopterin-dependent oxidoreductase codes for MSFEVNGKVFSDEPRAGQCLRTFLRELGHFGVKKGCDAGDCGACTVLLDGEPVHSCLIPAFRADGHVVTTIEGLGGERGTHPMQQAFLDAQGFQCGFCTAGMILTCASLNQAQRTDLGSALKGNICRCTGYRSIEDALLGKTNVEDSVEAGAAFGRSLPAPAGPDVVRGKARYTFDTAIDGLLHVKLLRSPHAHARIVAIDKSEALRIPGVHAVLTHEDAPSVLISTARHEKDWMDPEDTRILDDVVRFIGQRVAAIVAESEAAAEEACRRIKVDYDILPALIDPEQAMAPGAPVLHPDRTTANRIADPQRNLAAETHGEFGDVAAALASSAVTYEATFHSHRVQHAALETHGGLAWLDAAGVLNVRTSTQVPFLTRRALSDIFQRPMDKVRVFCERVGGGFGGKQEMFVEDILALAALRTGRPVKLELTREEQFIATSTRHPMRVHIKAGADADGRLTALQLDVLSNTGAYGNHAGPVMFHSLSESIAVYNCPNKRVDGYAVYTNTVPAGAFRGYGLPQTQIAIEAAIDELARQLGVSPYDMRRRNVKLGDPMLSPPPSEFHDVLYGSYGLDQCIDLVERAMQAGGPQPELSPEWLIGDGVALTMIDTVPPAGHIADAMIALNDDGSFDLTVGTAEFGNGTSTVHRQIAATILATTVDRIRLRQSDTAHGGHDTGAYGSAGTFVAGKATHAAAMQLATELKAAAASAWLSDTADCTLDDEAVVSGVRRMPFTELATFARERGQPFAAAGNSGGTPRSVGFNVQGFRVAVNKGTGELRILRSVQAADAGVVANPMQCRGQVEGGVAQALGAALYEEMVIDAEGRVTNPKFRDYHLPSFADVPRTEVFFADTSDTIGPLGAKSMSESPYNPVAAALGNAIADATGIRFTAPPFKPDRLFPALLEKFGS; via the coding sequence GTGAGTTTCGAGGTCAACGGCAAGGTGTTTTCGGATGAGCCGCGCGCGGGCCAGTGCCTTCGGACGTTCCTGCGCGAGCTCGGCCATTTCGGCGTGAAAAAGGGCTGCGATGCCGGCGATTGCGGCGCCTGCACCGTGCTGCTCGACGGCGAGCCGGTGCATAGCTGCCTGATCCCGGCTTTCCGCGCCGACGGCCACGTCGTCACCACGATCGAAGGTCTCGGCGGCGAGCGCGGCACGCATCCGATGCAGCAGGCCTTCCTCGACGCGCAGGGCTTTCAATGCGGCTTCTGCACCGCCGGTATGATCCTGACCTGCGCCTCGCTGAACCAGGCGCAACGCACCGATCTCGGATCGGCGCTCAAGGGCAATATCTGTCGCTGCACCGGTTATCGATCCATCGAGGACGCGCTGCTCGGCAAGACCAATGTCGAGGACAGCGTCGAGGCCGGCGCCGCGTTCGGCCGCAGCCTCCCGGCCCCCGCAGGCCCCGACGTGGTCCGCGGCAAGGCGCGCTATACCTTCGACACCGCCATCGACGGCCTGCTGCACGTCAAGCTGCTGCGCTCGCCGCATGCGCATGCCAGGATTGTCGCGATCGACAAGTCGGAGGCGCTGCGCATCCCCGGCGTGCACGCGGTGCTGACGCATGAGGATGCGCCATCGGTGCTGATCTCGACCGCCCGGCATGAGAAGGACTGGATGGATCCCGAGGACACCCGCATCCTCGACGACGTCGTCCGCTTCATCGGGCAGAGGGTTGCTGCGATCGTCGCCGAGAGCGAAGCCGCCGCCGAGGAGGCGTGTCGCCGGATCAAGGTCGATTACGACATCCTGCCGGCGCTGATCGATCCCGAGCAGGCGATGGCACCGGGCGCGCCCGTCCTTCATCCTGATCGCACCACGGCGAACCGCATCGCCGATCCCCAGCGCAACCTCGCGGCGGAGACGCATGGCGAGTTCGGCGACGTCGCCGCAGCACTCGCCTCCTCCGCCGTCACCTATGAGGCCACCTTCCACAGTCATCGCGTGCAGCACGCGGCACTGGAGACGCATGGCGGCCTCGCCTGGCTTGATGCCGCAGGCGTGCTCAATGTCCGCACCTCGACGCAGGTGCCGTTCCTGACTCGCCGCGCGCTGTCCGATATCTTCCAGCGTCCCATGGACAAGGTCCGCGTGTTCTGCGAGCGCGTCGGCGGCGGCTTCGGCGGCAAGCAGGAGATGTTCGTCGAGGACATCCTGGCACTCGCCGCGCTCAGGACGGGACGTCCGGTGAAGCTGGAGCTGACCCGCGAGGAGCAGTTCATCGCGACCTCGACCCGGCACCCGATGCGCGTCCACATCAAGGCCGGCGCCGATGCCGATGGCAGGCTGACCGCGCTCCAGCTCGACGTGCTCTCCAACACCGGCGCCTACGGCAATCACGCCGGTCCCGTGATGTTCCACTCGCTGTCCGAGTCCATCGCGGTCTACAACTGCCCGAACAAGCGGGTCGACGGCTACGCCGTCTACACCAACACGGTGCCAGCAGGCGCGTTTCGCGGCTATGGGCTGCCGCAGACACAGATCGCGATCGAAGCCGCGATCGATGAATTGGCCAGGCAGCTCGGCGTCAGCCCCTACGACATGCGTCGGCGCAACGTCAAGCTGGGCGATCCCATGTTGTCGCCCCCGCCGTCCGAGTTCCACGACGTGCTCTATGGTTCCTACGGGCTCGATCAGTGCATCGACCTCGTCGAGCGCGCGATGCAGGCGGGTGGTCCGCAGCCGGAGCTGTCGCCGGAATGGCTGATCGGCGACGGCGTGGCGCTGACCATGATCGATACCGTGCCGCCGGCCGGCCACATCGCCGATGCCATGATCGCGCTCAACGACGATGGCAGCTTCGACCTCACTGTCGGCACCGCCGAGTTCGGCAACGGCACCAGCACCGTGCACCGGCAGATCGCCGCGACGATCCTTGCGACCACAGTCGACCGCATCCGCCTGCGCCAGTCCGACACCGCCCATGGCGGCCACGACACCGGCGCCTATGGCAGCGCCGGCACCTTCGTCGCGGGCAAGGCCACGCATGCGGCTGCGATGCAGCTTGCGACCGAGCTGAAGGCCGCGGCCGCCAGCGCGTGGCTGAGCGACACTGCGGACTGCACGCTCGACGACGAGGCGGTCGTCAGCGGCGTGCGGCGGATGCCCTTCACAGAGCTCGCGACGTTCGCGCGCGAACGCGGCCAACCGTTTGCCGCTGCCGGCAATTCCGGCGGCACGCCGCGCTCGGTCGGCTTCAACGTGCAGGGCTTTCGCGTCGCCGTGAACAAGGGCACCGGCGAGCTCAGGATTCTCCGCAGCGTGCAGGCGGCGGACGCGGGCGTCGTCGCCAATCCCATGCAGTGCCGCGGCCAGGTCGAAGGAGGCGTGGCGCAGGCGCTTGGCGCTGCGCTCTATGAGGAGATGGTGATCGATGCCGAGGGGCGCGTCACCAACCCGAAATTCCGCGACTATCACCTGCCGTCCTTCGCCGACGTTCCGCGCACGGAGGTCTTCTTCGCCGACACCTCCGACACCATCGGGCCCCTCGGTGCCAAGTCGATGAGCGAGAGTCCGTACAATCCGGTTGCCGCCGCGCTCGGCAACGCCATTGCCGATGCCACCGGCATACGCTTCACCGCGCCGCCGTTCAAGCCGGACCGGCTGTTTCCGGCGCTGCTCGAGAAATTCGGCAGCTAG
- the uraD gene encoding 2-oxo-4-hydroxy-4-carboxy-5-ureidoimidazoline decarboxylase translates to MPQISLADLNAAGKADFVAALANVVEYSPWIAEKLAEQRPFAGINQLHTALMAAIQSAEPDVQLVLIRAHPDLANKTQRAAGLTAESTDEQNSAGLDRLSDAEYAAFERVNSAYRDKFGFPYIVCVRRHTKDSVLRDFETRLRNIAKTETRRAIEEIGRISALRLDQLVIADDKLKVHGRLSTHVLDNHAGKPASGIAVELIELANLGASRVIARTVTNADGRTDQPLIGGRPLPIGRYELRFSIGKYYAERGVQTPDPPFLDEIPLRFAISEPEGHYHVPLLVTPWSYSTYRGS, encoded by the coding sequence ATGCCGCAGATCTCGCTCGCCGATCTCAACGCTGCAGGCAAGGCCGATTTCGTCGCCGCACTCGCCAACGTGGTCGAGTATTCGCCATGGATTGCGGAGAAGCTTGCCGAGCAGCGGCCGTTCGCCGGCATCAACCAGTTGCACACGGCATTGATGGCGGCGATCCAGAGTGCCGAGCCTGACGTGCAGCTCGTACTGATCCGTGCTCATCCCGATCTCGCCAACAAGACCCAGCGCGCCGCGGGCCTGACAGCGGAATCGACCGACGAGCAGAACAGCGCCGGCCTCGACCGGCTGTCGGATGCCGAATACGCGGCGTTCGAGCGCGTCAACAGCGCCTATCGCGACAAATTCGGCTTCCCCTACATCGTCTGCGTGCGCCGTCACACCAAGGATTCCGTGCTGCGCGACTTCGAGACGCGGTTGCGCAACATTGCCAAGACCGAGACGCGGCGTGCGATCGAGGAGATCGGCCGCATCTCCGCGCTGCGGCTGGATCAGCTCGTGATTGCCGACGACAAGTTGAAAGTGCACGGTCGTCTGTCGACGCATGTGCTCGACAATCACGCCGGCAAGCCTGCGTCCGGTATTGCAGTCGAGCTCATTGAGCTAGCGAACCTCGGCGCGAGCCGCGTGATTGCACGCACGGTGACCAACGCGGATGGCCGCACCGACCAGCCGCTGATCGGCGGCCGGCCGCTGCCGATCGGTCGCTACGAACTCAGATTCAGTATCGGAAAATATTACGCCGAGCGCGGCGTGCAGACGCCCGATCCGCCCTTCCTCGACGAGATCCCGCTGCGCTTTGCGATCAGCGAGCCGGAGGGCCATTACCACGTGCCGCTGCTGGTCACGCCCTGGAGCTATTCGACCTATCGCGGCAGCTAG
- a CDS encoding FAD binding domain-containing protein, producing MDLNTITTVAHPQTRAELPGWTAGDAWLAGGTWLFSEPQVHLTRLIDLTDLKWPALTITDSHLSIAATCTVAQLDGFACPPDWLAAPLIGQCCRAFLASFKIWKTATVGGNLCMSLPAGPMISLTAALDGVCTIWKAGGGEQKIPVADFVTGNQRNRLTPGDLIRQIDIPIAALRRRTAFRQISLAPVGRSAALLIGSLDADGTLTLTVTASTVRPIQLSFRKAPDASVLREVIAQQITDDLYHTDIHGKPLWRKHMTLRLAEEIRAELLGATPS from the coding sequence ATGGATTTGAATACCATCACGACGGTCGCCCATCCGCAAACGCGCGCGGAGCTGCCGGGCTGGACGGCTGGCGATGCGTGGCTCGCGGGCGGCACCTGGCTGTTCTCGGAGCCACAGGTCCATCTGACGCGGCTGATCGATCTCACCGACCTGAAATGGCCGGCGCTGACGATCACGGACAGCCATCTCTCCATCGCCGCCACCTGCACCGTGGCGCAGCTCGATGGTTTCGCCTGTCCGCCGGATTGGCTCGCTGCTCCGCTGATCGGCCAGTGCTGCCGCGCCTTCCTCGCCTCGTTCAAGATCTGGAAGACGGCGACGGTCGGCGGCAATCTCTGCATGTCGCTGCCGGCCGGACCGATGATCTCGCTCACCGCGGCGCTCGACGGCGTCTGCACCATCTGGAAGGCCGGCGGTGGCGAGCAAAAGATTCCCGTCGCCGACTTCGTCACCGGCAACCAGCGCAATCGGCTGACGCCGGGCGACCTCATCCGGCAGATCGACATTCCGATTGCCGCTCTGAGGCGCCGAACGGCGTTTCGCCAGATCTCGCTGGCGCCGGTCGGCCGTTCGGCGGCGCTTCTGATCGGCAGCCTCGATGCCGACGGCACGCTGACGCTGACGGTGACGGCATCGACGGTGCGACCGATCCAGCTGTCGTTTCGCAAGGCCCCGGACGCAAGCGTCCTTCGCGAGGTGATCGCGCAGCAGATCACGGATGATTTGTACCACACCGACATCCACGGCAAACCGCTCTGGCGCAAGCACATGACGCTACGGCTTGCCGAGGAGATCCGCGCCGAACTCTTGGGGGCAACGCCATCGTGA
- a CDS encoding BMP family ABC transporter substrate-binding protein: protein MRKSLLALAAGLLLAGSVSAASAADKLKVGFIYLGPIGDLGWTYQHELARQALVKELGDKIETTYLENVPEGPDAERAIEQLVRAGNKLIFTTSFGYMDPTLKVAKKYPNVHFEHATGYKRNPNMSTYSAKWYQGRYIQGLIAAKMSKSGVLGYIGSFPIPEVVSGINATILAAQTINPNIKVKIIWANTWFDPGKEADAAKALIDQGADVIMQHTDSPAAMQIASERGKLAFGQDSEMIKFGPKTQLTSILDTWGPYYIERVKAELAGTWKSEDSWGGLDSHMFAMAPYTNMPDDVKKMAEDAQAAITAGKLHPFKCPVVGQDGKPIECKGGDHLDNGQILGMNFYVKGIDDKLPGK, encoded by the coding sequence ATGAGGAAATCACTTCTTGCGCTGGCTGCCGGGCTGTTGCTTGCCGGAAGCGTTAGTGCAGCCTCCGCCGCCGACAAGCTGAAAGTCGGCTTCATCTATCTGGGTCCGATCGGTGACTTGGGGTGGACCTACCAGCACGAGCTGGCACGCCAGGCGCTGGTGAAGGAGCTCGGCGACAAGATCGAGACCACTTATCTGGAGAACGTGCCCGAAGGGCCCGATGCCGAGCGCGCCATCGAGCAGCTCGTCCGCGCCGGCAACAAGCTGATCTTCACGACGTCGTTCGGCTACATGGACCCGACGCTGAAGGTCGCCAAGAAATATCCGAACGTGCATTTCGAGCACGCCACTGGCTACAAGCGCAACCCGAACATGTCGACCTACTCGGCCAAATGGTATCAGGGCCGCTACATCCAGGGCCTGATCGCGGCCAAGATGTCGAAGTCCGGCGTGCTCGGCTATATCGGCTCGTTCCCGATTCCGGAGGTCGTCTCCGGCATCAACGCGACGATCCTGGCGGCGCAGACCATCAACCCGAACATCAAGGTCAAGATCATCTGGGCCAACACCTGGTTCGATCCGGGCAAGGAGGCCGATGCCGCCAAGGCGCTGATCGACCAGGGCGCCGACGTGATCATGCAGCACACGGATTCGCCAGCGGCGATGCAGATTGCCAGCGAACGCGGCAAGCTCGCCTTCGGCCAGGACTCCGAGATGATCAAGTTCGGTCCGAAGACCCAGCTGACCTCGATCCTGGACACCTGGGGCCCCTACTACATCGAGCGCGTCAAGGCCGAGCTCGCCGGCACCTGGAAGTCCGAGGACAGCTGGGGCGGCCTCGACAGCCACATGTTCGCGATGGCGCCTTACACCAACATGCCTGACGACGTGAAGAAAATGGCGGAGGATGCCCAGGCCGCGATCACCGCGGGCAAGCTGCACCCCTTCAAGTGCCCGGTCGTTGGGCAGGACGGCAAGCCGATCGAGTGCAAAGGCGGCGATCACCTCGACAACGGCCAGATCCTCGGCATGAATTTCTACGTGAAGGGCATCGACGACAAGCTGCCGGGCAAGTAG
- a CDS encoding 8-oxoguanine deaminase has translation MSDAKPVWIKDPLAILGDGAERGVVVKDGRIVELVPAGGTPATADVAAFEAGEHVVLPGLINTHHHFYQTLTRAVPAAMDRELFPWLQALYPVWAKLTPERLKLGVTVAMSELLLSGCTTTTDHHYVFPAGLEEAIDIEVGVAKRLGMRVLLTRGSMNLSQRDGGLPPDSVVQDEDAILADSARVIAKYHQRGADAMVQIALAPCSPFSVTTSLMRATAHLADKLDVRLHTHLAETEDENRFCQQMYGCRPLDYLEQCGWLNARTWLAHGIFFNADEMARLGKAKTSISHCACSNQILASGCCPVCEMEEAGVGIGLGVDGSASNDGSNLMQEVRAAFLLQRARCGVSKVSHKDAVRWATKGSAACVGRPELGEIAVGRAADLALFKLDELRFSGHGDPLAALVLCGAHRADRVMVAGNWTVVDGAIPGLDVADLIRRHSAAARAMQAG, from the coding sequence ATGAGCGACGCAAAGCCGGTCTGGATCAAGGATCCGCTCGCCATTCTCGGAGACGGTGCCGAGCGCGGTGTCGTGGTGAAGGATGGCCGGATCGTCGAGCTGGTGCCGGCCGGCGGCACGCCGGCGACGGCGGATGTCGCGGCGTTCGAGGCGGGCGAGCACGTCGTGCTGCCGGGCTTGATCAACACCCATCATCATTTCTATCAGACGCTGACGCGAGCGGTGCCGGCGGCGATGGACCGCGAGCTGTTTCCCTGGCTCCAGGCGCTCTATCCGGTGTGGGCGAAGCTGACGCCGGAGCGACTCAAACTCGGCGTCACCGTGGCGATGTCCGAATTGCTGCTGTCGGGTTGCACCACGACGACAGATCATCACTACGTGTTCCCGGCCGGCCTCGAAGAGGCCATCGATATCGAAGTCGGCGTCGCAAAGCGGCTCGGGATGCGCGTGCTGCTGACGCGCGGCTCGATGAACCTGTCGCAGCGCGACGGCGGCCTGCCACCTGACAGCGTCGTGCAGGACGAGGACGCGATCTTGGCCGACAGCGCGCGCGTAATCGCAAAATATCATCAGCGGGGCGCGGATGCGATGGTGCAGATCGCGCTGGCGCCGTGCTCGCCGTTCTCGGTGACGACCTCGCTGATGCGCGCGACCGCCCACCTCGCCGACAAGCTCGACGTGCGCTTGCACACCCATCTCGCCGAGACCGAGGACGAGAACAGATTCTGCCAGCAGATGTATGGCTGCCGTCCGCTCGATTATCTCGAGCAATGCGGCTGGCTCAATGCGCGAACCTGGCTCGCCCATGGCATCTTTTTCAACGCTGACGAAATGGCGCGCCTCGGCAAGGCGAAGACCTCCATCAGTCACTGCGCGTGCAGCAATCAGATCCTCGCGTCCGGCTGCTGCCCGGTGTGCGAGATGGAGGAGGCTGGCGTCGGCATTGGGCTCGGCGTAGACGGCTCGGCCTCGAACGACGGATCGAACCTGATGCAGGAAGTGCGCGCGGCGTTCCTGCTGCAACGCGCCCGCTGTGGCGTGAGCAAGGTCAGCCACAAGGATGCGGTACGCTGGGCCACAAAGGGCTCGGCGGCCTGCGTCGGCCGGCCGGAACTCGGCGAGATCGCCGTCGGCAGGGCCGCCGACCTGGCGCTGTTCAAGCTCGACGAATTGCGCTTCTCTGGCCACGGTGATCCCCTGGCCGCACTGGTGCTGTGCGGAGCGCATCGCGCCGATCGGGTGATGGTGGCGGGGAACTGGACCGTGGTCGACGGGGCGATCCCGGGCCTTGATGTCGCCGATCTCATCCGCCGCCACAGCGCAGCGGCGCGGGCCATGCAGGCGGGATGA